One window of the Sander lucioperca isolate FBNREF2018 chromosome 5, SLUC_FBN_1.2, whole genome shotgun sequence genome contains the following:
- the LOC116036702 gene encoding uncharacterized protein LOC116036702 isoform X2, protein MEERLLEMEERGLMERLEWQKERIAMESEIEMLRRRLRTQKRPESPEPEPEPEPSCVSFKSERSNDGRYFDFKGEQPSAEKRIHQRPDSAEPEPSCVSFKSEWSHQRYISFKGEQPSAEMRIHQRPDSAEPEPSCVSFKSDWSHQRYISFKGGQPSAEMRVDQESSEVPSGQSAQQHQTHLDSIFMVCTCTTTTFTSILFTIISMLHFSDQWFVSLSNKYLMFASMISV, encoded by the exons ATGGAGGAGAGGCTACTTgaaatggaggagagaggaTTGATGGAGAGACTTGAATGGCAGAAGGAGAGAATTGCAATGGAAAGTGAAATTGAAATGTTAAGAAGAAGATTGAG gacccagaagagaccagagtctcctgaacctgaacctgaacctgaacccagctgtgtgtccttcaagAGCGAACGGTCAAATGATGGTCGCTATTTTGACTTTAAAGGAGAGCAACCCTCTGCTGAAAAGAG GATCCATCAAAGACCAGACtctgctgaacctgaacccagctgtgtgtccttcaagAGCGAATGGTCACATCAACGCTATATTAGTTTTAAAGGAGAGCAACCCTCTGCTGAAATGAG GATCCATCAGAGACCAGACtctgctgaacctgaacccagctgtgtgtccttcaagAGTGACTGGTCACATCAACGCTATATTAGTTTTAAAGGAGGGCAACCCTCTGCTGAAATGAG agtggaccaggagagctcagaggttcccagtggtcagtctgcccagcagcatcaaacacacctggactccatatttatggtctgtacatgtacaacaactacttttacatctatTCTGTTCACAATCATCTCCATGCTGCACTTTTCAGACCAGTGGTTTGTCAGTCTGTCCAACAAGTatctgatgtttgcttccatgatttcagtttga
- the LOC116036702 gene encoding uncharacterized protein LOC116036702 isoform X3, giving the protein MEERLLEMEERGLMERLEWQKERIAMESEIEMLRRRLRTQKRPESPEPEPEPEPSCVSFKSERSNDGRYFDFKGEQPSAEKRIHQRPDSAEPEPSCVSFKSDWSHQRYISFKGGQPSAEMRVDQESSEVPSGQSAQQHQTHLDSIFMVCTCTTTTFTSILFTIISMLHFSDQWFVSLSNKYLMFASMISV; this is encoded by the exons ATGGAGGAGAGGCTACTTgaaatggaggagagaggaTTGATGGAGAGACTTGAATGGCAGAAGGAGAGAATTGCAATGGAAAGTGAAATTGAAATGTTAAGAAGAAGATTGAG gacccagaagagaccagagtctcctgaacctgaacctgaacctgaacccagctgtgtgtccttcaagAGCGAACGGTCAAATGATGGTCGCTATTTTGACTTTAAAGGAGAGCAACCCTCTGCTGAAAAGAG GATCCATCAGAGACCAGACtctgctgaacctgaacccagctgtgtgtccttcaagAGTGACTGGTCACATCAACGCTATATTAGTTTTAAAGGAGGGCAACCCTCTGCTGAAATGAG agtggaccaggagagctcagaggttcccagtggtcagtctgcccagcagcatcaaacacacctggactccatatttatggtctgtacatgtacaacaactacttttacatctatTCTGTTCACAATCATCTCCATGCTGCACTTTTCAGACCAGTGGTTTGTCAGTCTGTCCAACAAGTatctgatgtttgcttccatgatttcagtttga
- the LOC118495125 gene encoding protein NLRC3-like, with protein sequence MKQDELADRLQRRSSAGVCKRKLKTNLNKKFQCVFEGIAKAGNPTLLNQMFTEIYIMEGGTAEVNDEHEVRQIEIASRKPDRPETTIRREDIFKAPPGRDEPIRTVMTKGVAGIGKTVLTQKFTLDWAEDKANQDIQFIFPFTFRELNVLKEKKYSLVELVDHFFSETKEAGICRFEEFQVVFIFDGLDECRLPLDFLNTEILTDVTESTSVDVLLTNLIRGKLLPSAHLWITTRPAAANQIPAECVDMVTEVRGFTDPQKEEYFRKRFRDEEQASRIISHIKTSRSLHIMCHIPVFCWITATVLEDVLKTREGGELPKTLTEMYIQFLVVQSKLKNIKYGGGAGTDSNWNKETKKMIESLGKLAFEQLQKGNLIFYESDLTKCGIDIRSASVYSGVFTQIFKEERGLYQDKVFCFVHLSVQEFLAALHVHLTFINSGFNLLSDEQTTYCQPKVFRVKPKVECLLQSAVDEALQSPNGHLDLLLRFLLGLSLQTNQTLLRGLMTQAGSSSETNQKTVKYIKKKISENLSAERSINLFHCLNELDDHSLVEEIQQSLSSGSLSTDELSPAQWSALVFILLSSGKDLDVFDQKKYSASEEALLRLLPVVKASKKAL encoded by the exons atgaagcaggacgagctggctgaccgtctgcagcgca GAAGTTCTGCTGGAGTTTGTAAACGTAAACTCAAGACTAACCTAAAcaagaagttccagtgtgtgtttgaggggattgctaaagcaggaaacccaacccttctgaatcagatgttcacagagatctacatcatggagggagggactgcagaggtcaatgatgaacatgaggtcagacagattgaaatagcatccaggaaaccagacagaccagaaacaacaatcagaagAGAAGATATCTTTAAAgccccacctggaagagatgaaccaatcagaacagtgatgactaagggagtggctggcatcgggaaaacagtcttaacacagaagttcactctggactgggctgaagacaaagccaaccaggacatccagttcataTTTCCATTCACTTTCAGAGAGTTGAACGTgttgaaagagaaaaagtacagcttggtggaacttgttgatcacttctttagtgaaaccaaagaagcaggaatctgcaggtttgaagagttccaggttgtgttcatctttgacggtctggatgagtgtcgacttcctctggacttcctcaacactgagatcctgactgatgttacagagtccacctcagtggatgtgctgctgacaaacctcatcagggggaaactgcttccctctgctcacctctggataaccacacgacctgcagcagccaatcagatccctgctgagtgtgttgacatggtgacagaggtcagaggtttcactgacccacagaaggaggagtacttcaggaagagattcagagatgaggagcaggccagcagaatcatctcccacatcaagacatcacgaagcctccacatcatgtgtcacatcccagtcttctgctggatcactgctacagttctggaggacgtgttgaagaccagagagggaggagagctgcccaagaccctgactgagatgtacatccagtttctggtggttcagtccaaactgaAGAACATCAAATACGGTGGAGGAGCTGGGACCGATTCAAACTGGAATAAAGAGACGAAGAAGATGAttgagtctctgggaaaactggcttttgagcagctgcagaaaggcaacctgatcttctatgaatcagacctgacaaagtgtggcatcgatatcagatcagcctcagtgtactcaggagtgttcacacagatctttaaagaggagagaggactgtaccaggacaaggtgttctgcttcgtccatctgagtgttcaggagtttctggctgctcttcatgtccatctgacattcatcaACTCTGGCTTCAATCTGCTGTCAGACGAACAGACAACCTACTGTCAGCCTAAAGTCTTCAGAGTCAAACCTAAAGTAGAATGTCTCCTTCAGAGTGCTGTGGACGAagccttacagagtccaaatggacacctggacttgctcctccgcttcctcctgggtctgtcactgcagaccaatcagactCTCCTACGAGGCCTGATGACACAGGCAGGAAGTAGCTCAGAGACCAatcagaaaacagtcaagtacatcaagaagaagatcagtgagaatctgtctgcagagagaagcattaatctgttccactgtctgaatgaactggaTGATCAttctctagtggaggagatccaacagtccctgagttcaggaagtctctccacagatgaactgtctcctgctcagtggtcagctctggtcttcatcttactgtcatcaggaAAAGATCTGGACGTTTTTGACCAGAAGAAATACTCTGCatcagaggaggctcttctgaggctgctgccagtggtcaaagcctccaagaaagctctgtaa
- the LOC116036702 gene encoding uncharacterized protein LOC116036702 isoform X1: MEERLLEMEERGLMERLEWQKERIAMESEIEMLRRRLRTQKRPESPEPEPEPEPSCVSFKSERSNDGRYFDFKGEQPSAEKSRIHQRPDSAEPEPSCVSFKSEWSHQRYISFKGEQPSAEMRIHQRPDSAEPEPSCVSFKSDWSHQRYISFKGGQPSAEMRVDQESSEVPSGQSAQQHQTHLDSIFMVCTCTTTTFTSILFTIISMLHFSDQWFVSLSNKYLMFASMISV; the protein is encoded by the exons ATGGAGGAGAGGCTACTTgaaatggaggagagaggaTTGATGGAGAGACTTGAATGGCAGAAGGAGAGAATTGCAATGGAAAGTGAAATTGAAATGTTAAGAAGAAGATTGAG gacccagaagagaccagagtctcctgaacctgaacctgaacctgaacccagctgtgtgtccttcaagAGCGAACGGTCAAATGATGGTCGCTATTTTGACTTTAAAGGAGAGCAACCCTCTGCTGAAAAGAG CAGGATCCATCAAAGACCAGACtctgctgaacctgaacccagctgtgtgtccttcaagAGCGAATGGTCACATCAACGCTATATTAGTTTTAAAGGAGAGCAACCCTCTGCTGAAATGAG GATCCATCAGAGACCAGACtctgctgaacctgaacccagctgtgtgtccttcaagAGTGACTGGTCACATCAACGCTATATTAGTTTTAAAGGAGGGCAACCCTCTGCTGAAATGAG agtggaccaggagagctcagaggttcccagtggtcagtctgcccagcagcatcaaacacacctggactccatatttatggtctgtacatgtacaacaactacttttacatctatTCTGTTCACAATCATCTCCATGCTGCACTTTTCAGACCAGTGGTTTGTCAGTCTGTCCAACAAGTatctgatgtttgcttccatgatttcagtttga